From the Mycobacterium sp. DL592 genome, the window TGTGGAGTTGAGTACGAACAGTTGCGCCGGCGTGACTCGGCGGGGCCGCCACGAGACTCAACGTCAGCGCAGCGATACATGTCGTAGCGCACCCCATGACGACAGCACCCGGGTTTGACGATCGATTCATGACACCCCCCACGCAGCACGTTCGACAGAAGTTTAGCCCTGGCGAGTCAGCCGCAACCGCGAAAATAGCGAACGCCTAACCCCACCAGAACGACGTGGCGATGGCCCCGTACAGGGCGATCAGCGCGGCGCCCTCGAACCAGTTGGACTCACCGTCGAAGGTCACCAAAACCGCGACGAGGGCCGACATCACCATGGACGCCAGCAGCAGTGGCGAGAGCACCAGGTTGAACTCCGGCTGCCCGAGCAGACCCGCGGCCAGCACGACGATCGGGGCGATGGTGAGCGCGATCTGGACCGGCGACTGCAGGATCACCTGGACCGCGAAGTCCATCTGGTTCTTGGCCGCCAGCTGGATGCCGACCACGTTTTCGACGGCGTTGCCCGCGATGGCCACGATCACCAGGCCGGCGAACACCTCGTTGATCCCGGCGGCGTCCATCGCGGGCTGAAGCGCTCCGACGAACCACTCCGAGACGAACGCGGCGCCGATCCCGGTGGCGGCGAGCATGCCGATCGCCATCAGAAGCGGCCACTCGCCGTGCTTGGCCGCCTTGCTCGCCGCCGCCGCGGAATCCGGGTTGGCCGCGATGGGCGAACCGTGGTTCTGTTTGGACGAGCGCGACAGCGCGGCCGGCAGCGACAGCGCGAACAGCGCCAGCATGATCACCGACACCACCACCGACACCGTGCGTTCGTGGGTGGCCGCGGGGGTGTGCAGCGCGGCGGTCAGCGAGGGCACCGCCAGGATGAACACCGCAAGGGTGAACATCAGCCCGAGGGTGCGTGAGTCGTCGGCGGCGAAACGCTGACTGCCGTGCTTGAGCCCGCCGACGACGAAGGCCGCCCCCAGCACCAGTAGGACGTTGGCCAGGATCGACCCGACCAGGGTGGCCTTCACCACGTCGAAGAGCCCGGCCTTGAGGGCGAACAGGATTACGAACAGCTCGGGCAGGTTGCCCAGCGCAGTCTGCAGAAGGCCGGTTGCCTTGGGGCCCAGCCGGTCTCCCAGCGCCTCCACCGACCGGCCGACCAGTGATGCCAGCGCCGCGAGCGCGACCGCGGCGGCGATGAAGGTGACCACCGCGTTGCCGTGGGCGAAGTGCAGCGCCCCGGCGGCACCGGCCGCGACGGCGGTGACCGCGAGCATGATGCGGTCACGCCCTGACAACAACGGCACTGCTTTGATGTCGCTGTTGGTCACGGCGCCTCCCTATTCGGTCGCGCCGAGTGTGCCAGACCCACAGCGGGCCGTGGCGGGGAACCGCCCGGCGTTAACCGACCGAGGCGCAGCCCACGTACGGAATACAGCCGCTCGCGCCGCCAGGACCGGCCACGCCGGCAGGTCCACCGGGTATCGAACCGCTGGCCCCACCCGGGCCGGCTGCGCCGCCGGGACCGCCGGGGACCACGCCGGAGGCACCGCCGGGACCGGCCGCACCGGCAGGACCACCCGGGATCGCGCCCGAGGCACCGCCAGGACCGGCCGTCGCGGTCGGGCAGGCGGTGCCGTCGGGGTTGACGCAGGCGGGCTCGGCGGCGGCCACGGGTGCCGCTGCGATCGCCGCGGCGGCGGCGCCGGCGAGGAACAGGGACATCAAAGACATCTTCTTGATAGCCATGTAGTGCACGTACCCCGATCGGCATCGGTTTCAACCAACGAATTGACGCGCTAGGACTCGCCTGCCGAAGTGCCTGTCCACGTGGTGATCTCATTCACCGACCGGCGCTCGGTGGCCGGTGGCGGGTCGGTGTCCGGTGCGGGGATCCCCACCCGGATCAGGGCCTGCGGATGCGCATTCCCGTCGAACACCTCGCAGGCCAGTGC encodes:
- the cax gene encoding calcium/proton exchanger, with protein sequence MTNSDIKAVPLLSGRDRIMLAVTAVAAGAAGALHFAHGNAVVTFIAAAVALAALASLVGRSVEALGDRLGPKATGLLQTALGNLPELFVILFALKAGLFDVVKATLVGSILANVLLVLGAAFVVGGLKHGSQRFAADDSRTLGLMFTLAVFILAVPSLTAALHTPAATHERTVSVVVSVIMLALFALSLPAALSRSSKQNHGSPIAANPDSAAAASKAAKHGEWPLLMAIGMLAATGIGAAFVSEWFVGALQPAMDAAGINEVFAGLVIVAIAGNAVENVVGIQLAAKNQMDFAVQVILQSPVQIALTIAPIVVLAAGLLGQPEFNLVLSPLLLASMVMSALVAVLVTFDGESNWFEGAALIALYGAIATSFWWG